In one Curtobacterium citreum genomic region, the following are encoded:
- a CDS encoding 4-hydroxy-3-methylbut-2-enyl diphosphate reductase, which produces MTITNGRTVPLAPPRVHAARGRLRDEPVPGDKKVLLAAPRGYCAGVDRAVVAVEKALEQYGEPVYVRKQIVHNVHVVSTLEQRGAVFVDDVTEVPHGAHVVFSAHGVSPAVVAGAAERDLHAIDATCPLVTKVHREATRFAKAERTIILIGHAGHEEVEGTMGHAPERTILVNGPEDVAALEVPDPDNLVWLSQTTLSVDETMETVRRLREKFPSIENPPSDDICYATQNRQVAVKKVAPAADLVIVVGSANSSNSVRLVEVALEHGAKAAHRVDYAEEIRQEWLHGVATVGVTSGASVPEELVAEVLEQLADAGYGTVEEIVTAHEDLMFSLPKELRTDASGNPTRALGGRRR; this is translated from the coding sequence GTGACGATCACCAACGGCCGAACGGTCCCGCTCGCCCCGCCGCGCGTGCACGCAGCGCGGGGTCGCCTGCGGGACGAGCCGGTCCCGGGCGACAAGAAGGTCCTGCTCGCCGCCCCGCGCGGCTACTGCGCCGGGGTCGACCGGGCCGTCGTCGCGGTCGAGAAGGCCCTGGAGCAGTACGGCGAACCCGTCTACGTGCGCAAGCAGATCGTCCACAACGTGCACGTCGTCTCCACGCTCGAGCAGCGCGGTGCGGTGTTCGTCGACGACGTCACCGAGGTCCCGCACGGCGCCCACGTCGTCTTCAGCGCCCACGGAGTGTCCCCGGCGGTCGTCGCCGGCGCCGCCGAGCGCGACCTGCACGCCATCGACGCGACCTGCCCGCTCGTCACGAAGGTGCACCGCGAGGCCACCCGGTTCGCGAAGGCCGAGCGCACGATCATCCTCATCGGCCACGCCGGGCACGAGGAGGTCGAGGGCACGATGGGCCACGCCCCCGAACGCACCATCCTGGTGAACGGCCCCGAGGACGTCGCCGCGCTCGAGGTCCCGGACCCTGACAACCTCGTCTGGCTGTCGCAGACCACGCTGAGCGTCGACGAGACCATGGAGACCGTCCGCCGGCTCCGCGAGAAGTTCCCGTCCATCGAGAACCCGCCGTCGGACGACATCTGCTACGCCACCCAGAACCGCCAGGTCGCGGTGAAGAAGGTCGCCCCCGCCGCCGACCTGGTCATCGTGGTCGGCTCGGCGAACTCCTCGAACAGCGTCCGACTGGTCGAGGTCGCGCTCGAGCACGGCGCGAAGGCCGCGCACCGGGTCGACTACGCCGAGGAGATCCGCCAGGAGTGGCTCCACGGCGTCGCCACGGTCGGTGTGACGAGCGGCGCCTCGGTGCCCGAGGAACTCGTCGCCGAGGTGCTCGAGCAGCTCGCGGACGCCGGCTACGGCACCGTCGAGGAGATCGTCACCGCGCACGAGGACCTCATGTTCTCGCTCCCGAAGGAGCTCCGCACCGACGCGTCGGGCAACCCGACGCGTGCGCTCGGCGGGCGTCGCCGGTGA